The Naumovozyma castellii chromosome 2, complete genome sequence ataagaattgaaaatttaagaGATAAATGAGAGATGCAAAATTACTTATATTAATATCTATATATGCCACAGATTTATTACACCATTACTACGGCCTTCTATCATGAGCTTTTTCTTCAGCTTAACAGAAACTGTGGTTGATTCATCAGGAACTTTAATGTCACAATTCCAATGACTACCATTGTTTCTATTAATTACACGCACATCTTTGGTATCCGCTGCAACCactaatttatcattttcaaagtCAAACGTATTGATAGGTGCATCACAATGGTATGTTTCTAGTATGTTTCCTGTTCTTAAGTCAGAGACTGATATATTGGCATCGGTCGATCCTGTAATAATTTTGGTGGAGTCAAATTGGAGGGAAGTAATTGGTCCTTGGTGTTTCAGTAATGTTCTCACCACTTTTCCAGACCTCAAATCCCATAGTCTAATTATACCGTCTTTTGATCCTGTGGCCAAAGCGGCCCCAACACTCTGGAGGGCCTCTACTGTTGAATCTTTTATATTAGTTCCTGAGTTATGTGATAAGGTTGCCTCTAATGTCTGTACACAGTTTCCAGTAGTCAAATCCCATTGTCGTATGCTTTTATCTCTCGAGGCGCTAAGAAgatattcattatcatatGACACACTAGTAATTTCAGCTGTATGTGCTTCAAACGTATTGATGCAAGAATCTATATTACTGGTGCTATCAAGGGATGTTTGTGGAGCAAGCCCTAAATCCCATAACTTTAGTGTGGCATCTTTGCTACCGGTAATAAGAGTTTTGCTATCCGGGTGAAGTTGCATGCATGTTACGGACGCGATATGATCATCTAAATCCATAACTTGATCGTTCGTCTCGAGATCCCAAACCTTTATTGAAGTATTGTATTTACCTGCAGTGTACAACATTTTTGTagataaatcaaaatcTAAGCATGTAACTGTATCAGTATACACGCTATCAAGTGTTCCTAGATGGGATCCAGACTTGAGgtcttcattattttctttgtcaTTTTTATGAAAGAACATAACCTGAGCTGGGTCATTCATGACATTGTTTATACCCCGAATATTTGGGTCTAGTTTGGCATCAGTCAAATCAGGTTCGGCCTTTGCCGCCGACTCATTCTGTTCATTTCTATGTTTGTATGAATGTACGTGTTTACCCCTAAGGCTAATCATTCCTTCCCCTCTGGAAGCAATGTTTCTATTCTGCCTGTGTCTTGGAACTTCTCTCGTAGTTTCCCTAGATTGCTTTTTGGAAGTATGTTCCATTATAGAGTCTTGTAAATTCTGGTACTTAAGCTCATTTTGGGATAGTTTTAGGATTTTCTTGTCAGAAGATATACTACCATTCAAATGATCGACATCTTTAGAGGTGTAGGGTGAATGAAGGGAATCTCTTGCATTATCCGAAAGAAGCTTTTCTGAAGTATATTGGTGATTAATCTCGAGTAGAAATTCTTGGTAAAGGGACAATTGTTGCTTAAACTCTTCCTGTTGTCCTAATGATGTAGGGAAATGGCTCTCTGGTAAGTCATTAAGGTATCGGTTAGACAAATGTGAAAGAATCTTAAACGTACTACGTACATCCATAATgttatttccaaaatatgAGCTCCCATCTGTAGAGAGGTGTATGTCGAGAAATATCTCACTACCAATAGGAAGTGGTAACCTTAATAGTTTTAGGATGGGCAGTAAACATGACTTAAAGAC is a genomic window containing:
- the NCAS0B07840 gene encoding WD40 repeat domain-containing protein (ancestral locus Anc_1.247) — translated: MSDVVSPPDSPLYCSSNDHKPYITAIYGINISLHNSVFKSCLLPILKLLRLPLPIGSEIFLDIHLSTDGSSYFGNNIMDVRSTFKILSHLSNRYLNDLPESHFPTSLGQQEEFKQQLSLYQEFLLEINHQYTSEKLLSDNARDSLHSPYTSKDVDHLNGSISSDKKILKLSQNELKYQNLQDSIMEHTSKKQSRETTREVPRHRQNRNIASRGEGMISLRGKHVHSYKHRNEQNESAAKAEPDLTDAKLDPNIRGINNVMNDPAQVMFFHKNDKENNEDLKSGSHLGTLDSVYTDTVTCLDFDLSTKMLYTAGKYNTSIKVWDLETNDQVMDLDDHIASVTCMQLHPDSKTLITGSKDATLKLWDLGLAPQTSLDSTSNIDSCINTFEAHTAEITSVSYDNEYLLSASRDKSIRQWDLTTGNCVQTLEATLSHNSGTNIKDSTVEALQSVGAALATGSKDGIIRLWDLRSGKVVRTLLKHQGPITSLQFDSTKIITGSTDANISVSDLRTGNILETYHCDAPINTFDFENDKLVVAADTKDVRVINRNNGSHWNCDIKVPDESTTVSVKLKKKLMIEGRSNGVINLWHI